A genomic region of Methanobacterium sp. SMA-27 contains the following coding sequences:
- a CDS encoding EhaG family protein, whose protein sequence is MLELVPSVVSPIVVALYVPAIFVGLIVALIGLFGISVEKNDLQVLILTDIVGIAMLIIVAAVGTDLAESLILPGLVVELAEILAISEILMSREIRKTGKAVALIPTPLNFDMEILQTAPVFIAIILVIYGAFLSGFTGGAVAGGGILFYVISLTMRGVPSTLWEGIAGASGIAWCLWLVGFLILFVFPQYWLLGLMLAAFGIFIKVAFKAGLIGIMNREEFRKE, encoded by the coding sequence GTTAGAATTGGTACCCTCTGTTGTTTCACCAATAGTAGTTGCCCTCTATGTACCAGCAATATTTGTTGGATTAATAGTGGCTTTAATAGGATTATTTGGCATATCAGTTGAGAAAAATGATCTGCAGGTTCTTATCCTTACAGATATAGTTGGAATTGCAATGTTAATAATTGTTGCAGCGGTTGGAACAGACCTTGCTGAATCTTTAATACTTCCAGGGCTGGTTGTTGAACTTGCCGAGATACTAGCTATTAGTGAAATATTAATGAGCAGGGAAATAAGAAAAACAGGTAAAGCTGTTGCCCTCATACCAACACCCCTAAACTTTGACATGGAAATACTTCAAACAGCACCAGTATTCATAGCAATAATATTAGTAATATATGGGGCATTCCTCTCAGGATTTACAGGTGGAGCAGTAGCAGGAGGAGGAATATTATTCTATGTAATTTCCCTGACAATGCGTGGAGTACCTTCAACACTTTGGGAAGGTATTGCAGGAGCATCTGGTATTGCATGGTGTTTATGGCTTGTTGGATTTTTAATACTATTTGTTTTCCCACAATACTGGTTATTAGGATTGATGCTCGCAGCATTTGGAATATTTATTAAGGTCGCATTCAAAGCTGGTTTAATAGGTATTATGAACAGAGAAGAATTTAGAAAGGAGTAA
- a CDS encoding membrane protein, translating into MDILILGSQILGIIPLGDIVFYMTSFNLFMFAAALAFTFIIAISKTETQVEAEFGTLGDRELKVAKNEFKIRRFLAIVCGLATAGAMITGDLFDFTLFVCLIGIVNIGIVGAVKQIDVLDSAFQYGLIAMIASTPLFAGAALILAATGTISLLEINSLAFTTPMMLLGSLLIFIGVAGETGVAPFFATKAEMFRTPGSPFLLIIHLSSLLVIVRAIEILLIINKPF; encoded by the coding sequence ATGGATATATTAATATTAGGTTCACAAATACTTGGAATCATACCCCTTGGAGACATTGTATTCTACATGACCTCCTTTAACCTTTTCATGTTTGCAGCAGCTCTTGCTTTCACATTCATAATAGCAATCAGTAAAACAGAAACCCAAGTGGAAGCTGAATTTGGTACACTGGGAGATAGGGAATTAAAAGTTGCTAAGAATGAATTCAAAATTAGACGTTTTTTAGCAATAGTTTGTGGACTTGCAACAGCAGGTGCAATGATAACAGGGGATCTCTTTGATTTCACACTTTTTGTATGTTTAATTGGAATAGTAAATATTGGAATTGTGGGTGCAGTTAAACAGATAGATGTTCTTGATTCAGCATTCCAGTATGGTTTGATAGCAATGATAGCGTCAACACCACTTTTCGCTGGTGCAGCGCTTATATTAGCTGCAACAGGTACCATTAGCCTATTAGAAATTAACAGTCTTGCATTCACAACCCCAATGATGCTTTTAGGTTCTTTATTAATCTTCATTGGTGTAGCAGGGGAAACTGGTGTTGCACCATTCTTTGCAACTAAGGCTGAAATGTTCAGAACTCCAGGTTCACCATTCTTACTTATAATACATCTAAGCTCTCTTTTAGTAATAGTAAGGGCAATAGAAATACTTCTCATCATAAATAAACCATTTTAA
- a CDS encoding respiratory chain complex I subunit 1 family protein: MNLMSNILLNVLIAFLIGSILFGLQRKIMARIQGRPGPPVIQHLLHTLKFFIKESAFPRTAAMPFYIAITAMLCVIWVAAVIVGPVTGGSLLLIFAIYAIHKIVEHNAGSSSGSPYGKLSCVRAVYSAAAEVPLFAVLIIIYLQAGTMDINSIVNYQSIHGPLILTIPLAALMFFVLILSKSPYSPFAITKGKDIISGYETEHFGLLRGYLMISESIAWYMLLWIFLTVFLGPLSIPAYLVGMIIISAAVAFINAVTPLLNPNHSVMMQVTFAFVGIVGSVALLMI, from the coding sequence ATGAATTTAATGTCAAACATCCTACTAAACGTTCTTATTGCATTTCTGATAGGAAGTATCCTATTTGGACTTCAACGAAAGATAATGGCCAGAATTCAAGGAAGACCTGGACCTCCGGTTATTCAGCACCTTTTACACACATTAAAATTCTTTATAAAAGAATCAGCATTTCCAAGAACAGCTGCTATGCCATTTTACATAGCAATAACAGCTATGTTATGTGTTATATGGGTTGCAGCCGTAATAGTTGGCCCTGTTACAGGCGGATCACTTCTATTGATATTCGCAATCTATGCAATACACAAAATAGTTGAACACAATGCAGGATCATCATCTGGATCACCCTATGGTAAGCTCAGCTGTGTTAGGGCTGTTTACTCAGCAGCAGCAGAAGTTCCATTATTTGCAGTTTTAATAATCATATACCTGCAAGCTGGTACAATGGACATTAACAGTATTGTAAACTACCAGTCCATACATGGCCCATTAATATTAACAATACCTCTTGCAGCTTTAATGTTCTTTGTATTAATACTATCAAAATCCCCATACAGTCCCTTTGCAATAACCAAAGGGAAGGATATTATCTCAGGATACGAAACAGAACACTTTGGATTACTCCGAGGATATTTGATGATATCAGAATCTATTGCTTGGTACATGCTCTTATGGATATTCTTAACTGTTTTCCTTGGGCCTTTAAGTATACCAGCTTATCTGGTTGGAATGATTATAATAAGCGCTGCGGTTGCATTTATAAATGCTGTAACACCGCTTTTAAATCCTAATCACTCAGTGATGATGCAGGTAACCTTTGCATTTGTGGGAATAGTTGGTTCGGTTGCTCTGCTCATGATATAA